In Primulina eburnea isolate SZY01 chromosome 3, ASM2296580v1, whole genome shotgun sequence, one DNA window encodes the following:
- the LOC140826630 gene encoding digalactosyldiacylglycerol synthase 2, chloroplastic-like — translation MDKKQHIVIFTTASLPWLTGTAVNPLFRAAYLAKNEERKVTLVIPWLKLKDQEHVYPNNISFSSPSEQESYVRQWLEERSGLVSSFSIRFYPGRFSLHKRSILALGDITEVIPDEEADVAVLEEPEHLTWYHHGKKWKTKFRLVVGIVHTNYLEYVRREKNGQLQAFFLKYMNSWVVNIYCHRVIRLSAATQELPRSVVCNVHGVNPKFLDIGMKKGEQLHNRDHAFTKGVYYIGKMVWSKGYKELLKLLRDHQTELTGLEVDLYGSGEDSDQVQEAAKNLEIPVRVHPGCDHGDPLFHDYKVFLNPSTTDVVCTTTAEALAMGKIVICANHPSNDFFKQFPNCRTYDDGVGFVRETLKALQDQPAPQTDAQRHELSWEAATERFLNAAQLNNLPAKKLTKTPSKLFMSTSMNLRRGLEDASAAVHFMGTAFFSTQPDEEQCKEVGLSVPLKKQSTPSRKWAF, via the exons ATGGATAAGAAGCAACATATAGTGATATTTACTACAGCTAGCCTTCCATGGCTAACTGGAACTGCTGTCAACCCTCTCTTCCGTGCAGCCTATCTCGCGAAAAATGAGGAGCGGAAAGTTACTTTGGTGATTCCTTGGTTGAAATTAAAGGACCAAGAGCACGTCTATCCAAACAATATTTCATTTAGTTCTCCATCGGAACAGGAATCCTATGTTCGCCAGTGGCTGGAAGAAAGATCTGGATTGGTATCCAGTTTTTCGATACGTTTCTATCCCGGGAGA TTTTCTCTACACAAACGTAGCATTCTTGCTTTGGGGGACATTACTGAAGTAATCCCTGATGAAGAGGCAGATGTTGCCGTCCTTGAAGAACCTGAGCATCTCACATGGTATCATCATGGGAAAAAGTGGAAAACAAAATTTCGCTTGGTTGTAGGGATTGTTCACACTAATTATCTGGAATATGTGAGGAGAGAGAAGAATGGGCAACTGCAAgctttttttctaaaatacatGAACAGTTGGGTTGTGAACATATATTGTCACAGG GTAATAAGATTATCAGCTGCCACCCAAGAACTTCCGAGGTCTGTAGTCTGCAATGTCCATGGAGTAAATCCGAAATTTCTTGATATTGGCATGAAAAAGGGAGAGCAGCTACATAACAGAGACCACGCCTTCACTAAAGGCGTTTACTACATCGGTAAGATGGTGTGGAGCAAAGGCTACAAGGAGCTACTTAAACTTCTTCGTGATCACCAAACGGAGCTAACTGGACTTGAGGTTGATTTATATGGCAGCGGGGAGGACTCTGATCAAGTTCAGGAGGCTGCTAAAAATTTGGAAATACCCGTAAGGGTTCATCCTGGGTGTGATCATGGCGATCCTTTATTTCATGA CTATAAGGTGTTCTTGAATCCTAGCACCACAGATGTAGTTTGCACAACCACAGCTGAAGCTTTGGCAATGGGCAAAATAGTTATATGCGCCAATCATCCCTCAAATGATTTCTTCAAGCAGTTTCCAAATTGTCGAACATATGATGACGGGGTGGGGTTCGTTAGGGAAACACTCAAGGCGTTGCAAGATCAACCTGCCCCACAAACTGATGCTCAAAGGCATGAGCTCTCCTGGGAGGCTGCCACGGAACGATTCCTGAATGCTGCACAGCTCAACAACTTGCCAGcaaagaaattgacaaaaacacCCTCAAAGCTTTTCATGTCAACATCTATGAACTTGAGGAGGGGTCTGGAAGATGCATCTGCCGCAGTTCATTTTATGGGAACTGCATTCTTTAGTACACAACCAGATGAAGAGCAATGCAAAGAGGTTGGCTTATCTGTACCTTTGAAAAAACAGTCAACTCCTTCGAGAAAATGGGCTTTCTAA
- the LOC140826632 gene encoding 16 kDa phloem protein 2-like, which yields MPRGTLEVLLVSAKGLDDTDFLSNMDTYAVLTCRTQEKKSSVTKGQGSSPEWNETFLFTVSSGVTEIRIKIMDSDNFSSDDFVGEAVIPLEPVFVEEAMPPAAYNVVKDEQYRGEIIVGLKFVPQENCEREFGDADNFGGWKESSFD from the exons ATGCCTCGTGGAACGCTTGAAGTCCTTCTTGTTTCTGCCAAAGGACTTGATGACACTGATTTTTTAT CTAACATGGACACTTACGCTGTTTTAACTTGCCGGACTCAGGAGAAAAAAAGCAGTGTTACTAAAG GACAAGGATCCAGCCCTGAGTGGAATGAGACCTTCCTTTTCACTGTCTCTAGTGGCGTAACGGAAATCAGAATCAAAATAATGGATAGCGATAATTTCTCCAGTGATGATTTTGTTGGAGAAGCAGT CATTCCTCTGGAGCCAGTGTTTGTCGAAGAAGCCATGCCACCAGCTGCATACAATGTTGTCAAGGATGAACAGTACCGTGGAGAGATAATTGTTGGCCTCAAGTTCGTCCCTCAG GAAAACTGCGAGAGAGAATTTGGAGATGCAGATAACTTTGGTGGATGGAAAGAATCGTCATTTGACTAA
- the LOC140826629 gene encoding shaggy-related protein kinase alpha-like isoform X1 produces the protein MNMMRRLKSIASGRSSVSDPGGDPSVKRVKVEQEIDQIVAREVQAGEKYLRAPEQQMASNSSESVASTSDVHGRPEKSGYDELPKDMQEMKIRDDIKSDNQEDSVKDMEPTVVSGNGTETGQIIVTSVGGRDGQPKQTMSYMAERVVGTGSFGVVYQAKCLEMCESVAIKKVLQDKRYKNRELQIMRILNHPNVVQLKHCFYSTTEKNEVYLNLVLEYVSETVYRASRHYTRVNQHMPVFYVQLYTYQICRALNYIHSVIGVCHRDIKPQNLLVNPLTHQLKLCDFGSAKMLVPGEPNISYICSRYYRAPELIFGATEYTTAIDMWSVGCVMAELLLGQPLFPGESSVDQLVEIIKVLGTPTREEIKCMNPDYREFKFPQIKAHPWHKIFNKRMPTEAVDLVSRLLQYSPTLRFTALEACAHPFFDDLREPNACLPNGRPLPPLFNFTPEELAAVPAELVQRLIPDHAKK, from the exons ATGAATATGATGCGTCGGCTCAAGAGCATTGCTTCAGGCCGGTCCTCCGTTTCAGATCCT GGTGGGGACCCGAGCGTCAAACGGGTGAAGGTGGAGCAAGAAATAGATCAAATAGTTGCCCGTGAGGTACAGGCGGGAGAAAAATATTTGAGAGCACCTGAACAGCAGATGGCTTCTAACTCTTCCGAATCTGTCGCCAGCACGTCAGATGTACATGGACGACCCGAGAAGTCTGGCTATGATGAGCTTCCCAAAGACATGCAAGAAATGAAAATTAGAGATGATATTAAATCTGATAACCAAGAGGACAGTGTAAAG GATATGGAGCCCACTGTTGTTAGCGGTAACGGAACTGAGACGGGTCAGATAATTGTGACGTCAGTTGGGGGTCGTGATGGACAACCAAAACAG ACAATGTCTTATATGGCTGAGCGCGTGGTTGGGACTGGTTCATTCGGAGTCGTTTATCAG GCGAAGTGCCTCGAAATGTGCGAATCGGTAGCCATAAAGAAGGTGCTGCAGGATAAAAGATACAAGAACAGAGAACTGCAGATCATGCGCATACTCAATCATCCTAACGTTGTTCAACTGAAGCATTGTTTTTATTCGACCACTGAAAAGAATGAGGTGTACCTTAATCTTGTCCTTGAGTATGTCTCGGAAACCGTTTATCGAGCTTCAAGGCACTATACCAGAGTGAATCAACACATGCCTGTCTTTTATGTGCAGTTATATACATATCAG ATTTGCCGTGCTCTGAATTATATACATAGTGTTATTGGTGTTTGCCACCGCGACATAAAGCCGCAGAATCTTTTG GTAAATCCCCTCACGCATCAGCTGAAGCTTTGTGATTTTGGAAGTGCAAAGATGCTG GTACCGGGTGAACCAAATATATCATACATATGCTCTCGTTATTACAGGGCTCCGGAACTAATCTTTGGAGCCACGGAGTACACAACTGCAATTGACATGTGGTCCGTTGGTTGTGTTATGGCTGAACTACTTCTAGGACAG CCTCTCTTTCCCGGAGAAAGCAGTGTAGATCAACTAGTTGAAATTATTAAG GTTTTGGGGACACCTACGAGAGAAGAAATCAAGTGCATGAATCCAGATTACAGAGAATTCAAGTTTCCTCAGATCAAAGCTCACCCTTGGCATAAG ATATTTAATAAACGAATGCCGACAGAAGCGGTGGATTTAGTGTCAAGGCTGCTCCAATATTCACCTACTCTACGTTTCACTGCT TTGGAGGCATGTGCTCATCCGTTTTTTGACGACTTGAGAGAACCTAACGCATGTTTGCCAAATGGGCGTCCCCTACCTCCTCTGTTCAATTTTACGCCAGAAG AACTTGCTGCTGTGCCCGCAGAACTCGTGCAACGACTCATTCCAGACCATGCGAAGAAGTAA
- the LOC140826629 gene encoding shaggy-related protein kinase alpha-like isoform X2, producing the protein MNMMRRLKSIASGRSSVSDPGGDPSVKRVKVEQEIDQIVAREVQAGEKYLRAPEQQMASNSSESVASTSDVHGRPEKSGYDELPKDMQEMKIRDDIKSDNQEDSDMEPTVVSGNGTETGQIIVTSVGGRDGQPKQTMSYMAERVVGTGSFGVVYQAKCLEMCESVAIKKVLQDKRYKNRELQIMRILNHPNVVQLKHCFYSTTEKNEVYLNLVLEYVSETVYRASRHYTRVNQHMPVFYVQLYTYQICRALNYIHSVIGVCHRDIKPQNLLVNPLTHQLKLCDFGSAKMLVPGEPNISYICSRYYRAPELIFGATEYTTAIDMWSVGCVMAELLLGQPLFPGESSVDQLVEIIKVLGTPTREEIKCMNPDYREFKFPQIKAHPWHKIFNKRMPTEAVDLVSRLLQYSPTLRFTALEACAHPFFDDLREPNACLPNGRPLPPLFNFTPEELAAVPAELVQRLIPDHAKK; encoded by the exons ATGAATATGATGCGTCGGCTCAAGAGCATTGCTTCAGGCCGGTCCTCCGTTTCAGATCCT GGTGGGGACCCGAGCGTCAAACGGGTGAAGGTGGAGCAAGAAATAGATCAAATAGTTGCCCGTGAGGTACAGGCGGGAGAAAAATATTTGAGAGCACCTGAACAGCAGATGGCTTCTAACTCTTCCGAATCTGTCGCCAGCACGTCAGATGTACATGGACGACCCGAGAAGTCTGGCTATGATGAGCTTCCCAAAGACATGCAAGAAATGAAAATTAGAGATGATATTAAATCTGATAACCAAGAGGACAGT GATATGGAGCCCACTGTTGTTAGCGGTAACGGAACTGAGACGGGTCAGATAATTGTGACGTCAGTTGGGGGTCGTGATGGACAACCAAAACAG ACAATGTCTTATATGGCTGAGCGCGTGGTTGGGACTGGTTCATTCGGAGTCGTTTATCAG GCGAAGTGCCTCGAAATGTGCGAATCGGTAGCCATAAAGAAGGTGCTGCAGGATAAAAGATACAAGAACAGAGAACTGCAGATCATGCGCATACTCAATCATCCTAACGTTGTTCAACTGAAGCATTGTTTTTATTCGACCACTGAAAAGAATGAGGTGTACCTTAATCTTGTCCTTGAGTATGTCTCGGAAACCGTTTATCGAGCTTCAAGGCACTATACCAGAGTGAATCAACACATGCCTGTCTTTTATGTGCAGTTATATACATATCAG ATTTGCCGTGCTCTGAATTATATACATAGTGTTATTGGTGTTTGCCACCGCGACATAAAGCCGCAGAATCTTTTG GTAAATCCCCTCACGCATCAGCTGAAGCTTTGTGATTTTGGAAGTGCAAAGATGCTG GTACCGGGTGAACCAAATATATCATACATATGCTCTCGTTATTACAGGGCTCCGGAACTAATCTTTGGAGCCACGGAGTACACAACTGCAATTGACATGTGGTCCGTTGGTTGTGTTATGGCTGAACTACTTCTAGGACAG CCTCTCTTTCCCGGAGAAAGCAGTGTAGATCAACTAGTTGAAATTATTAAG GTTTTGGGGACACCTACGAGAGAAGAAATCAAGTGCATGAATCCAGATTACAGAGAATTCAAGTTTCCTCAGATCAAAGCTCACCCTTGGCATAAG ATATTTAATAAACGAATGCCGACAGAAGCGGTGGATTTAGTGTCAAGGCTGCTCCAATATTCACCTACTCTACGTTTCACTGCT TTGGAGGCATGTGCTCATCCGTTTTTTGACGACTTGAGAGAACCTAACGCATGTTTGCCAAATGGGCGTCCCCTACCTCCTCTGTTCAATTTTACGCCAGAAG AACTTGCTGCTGTGCCCGCAGAACTCGTGCAACGACTCATTCCAGACCATGCGAAGAAGTAA
- the LOC140826633 gene encoding homeobox-leucine zipper protein ANTHOCYANINLESS 2-like: MNFEDFLDSSGGGGGVGVRIVSDIQFNSNKTTLRSKSNSSMPTGAMAQPLLVSQSLAAKALFNSPGLSLALQTSMEGQGEVGKIGENFESTIVGGRRSRDEEHESRSGSDNLDGVSGDDLDAADKPPRKKRYHRHTPQQIQELETLFKECPHPDEKQRLELSRRLCLETRQVKFWFQNRRTQMKTQLERHENSLLRQENDKLRAENMSMREMMRNPICTNCGGPAIIGEISLEEQHLRIENARLKDELDRVCTLAGKFLGRPISSLAASMGLPMPNSNLELGVGNNDFGGLNALPPALPSGPPHFGSGISPPLSIERPSKPSNITPIDRSLERSVYLELALSAMDELVKMAQTDEPLWIKSLEGGREVLNHEEYFRTFTLSIGMKPNGFVTEASRETGMVIINSLALVETLMDSNKWTEMFPCIIPRTSTTDVICSGMGGTRNGSLQLMHAELQVLSPLVPVRDVNFLRFCKQHAEGVWAVVDVSIDTIRETSGGPVFSSCRRLPSGCVVQDMPNGYSKVTWVEHAEYDESVIHQLYRPLIGAGMGFGAERWIATLQRQCECLAILMSSSVPARDHTAITSGGRKSMLKLAQRMTNNFCAGVCASTLHKWNKLNSGNVDEDVRVMTRKSVDDPGEPPGIVVSAATSVWLPVSPQRLFDFLRDERLRSEWDILSNGGPMQEMAHIAKGQDHGNCVSLLRASAMNSNQSSMLILQETCIDAAGSLVVYAPVDIPAMHVVMNGGDSAYVALLPSGFVIVPDGPGSRGPSSNGPIGMAHGVSGSLLTVAFQILVNSLPTAKLTVESVETVNNLITCTVQKIKAALNCES, encoded by the exons ATGAATTTTGAGGATTTTCTTGATAGCAGTGGCGGCGGTGGCGGCGTAGGTGTAAGAATTGTTTCTGATATACAGTTTAATAGCAATAAAACTACTCTAAGAAGCAAGAGTAACAGCAGCATGCCCACTGGTGCAATGGCGCAGCCCCTACTTGTTTCTCAGTCACTCGCGGCCAAAGCCTTGTTCAACTCCCCCGGCCTCTCTCTTGCCCTC CAAACGAGTATGGAGGGTCAAGGTGAGGTGGGGAAAATAGGGGAGAATTTTGAGTCTACCATCGTCGGTGGAAGGAGGAGTAGAGATGAAGAACATGAGAGCAGATCTGGGAGTGATAATCTGGATGGTGTCTCCGGAGATGATCTTGATGCTGCCGACAAGCCACCGAGGAAGAAAAGATACCACCGACACACTCCCCAGCAAATCCAAGAACTTGAAAC TCTTTTTAAGGAGTGTCCACATCCTGATGAAAAGCAAAGATTGGAGCTTAGCAGAAGGCTTTGCTTGGAGACTAGACAGGTCAAGTTTTGGTTTCAGAATCGAAGAACTCAGATGAAG ACGCAACTCGAACGCCATGAGAATTCGTTACTCAGGCAAGAAAATGACAAGCTCCGAGCTGAAAACATGTCGATGAGGGAGATGATGAGGAACCCCATCTGCACCAACTGTGGCGGCCCGGCCATTATCGGGGAAATATCCCTTGAAGAGCAACATCTACGAATAGAGAATGCTCGATTGAAAGACGAATTAGACCGAGTTTGCACCCTTGCAGGGAAGTTTTTAGGCCGCCCCATTTCATCTTTAGCTGCATCCATGGGCCTTCCAATGCCTAACTCAAACCTAGAACTCGGAGTAGGAAACAATGACTTCGGAGGCCTAAATGCCCTTCCTCCAGCTCTTCCTTCAGGCCCTCCTCATTTCGGATCGGGGATTTCGCCCCCTCTCTCTATTGAACGACCTTCTAAACCATCGAATATCACCCCAATCGACAGATCATTGGAGAGATCTGTGTACTTGGAGCTTGCTTTGTCTGCCATGGATGAATTGGTGAAAATGGCCCAAACTGATGAGCCACTTTGGATTAAAAGCTTGGAAGGTGGGAGAGAAGTATTGAATCATGAAGAGTATTTCAGGACATTCACCCTCTCTATTGGTATGAAACCAAATGGCTTTGTTACCGAAGCTTCGAGGGAGACCGGTATGGTGATCATCAATAGTTTGGCCCTCGTTGAGACGCTGATGGATTCG AACAAATGGACGGAGATGTTTCCTTGTATAATTCCAAGAACCTCAACCACAGATGTTATATGTAGCGGCATGGGAGGAACAAGAAATGGTTCGCTTCAGCTG ATGCACGCTGAGCTCCAAGTTCTATCACCATTAGTCCCTGTTCGCGACGTAAACTTTCTCCGATTCTGCAAGCAGCACGCCGAGGGTGTGTGGGCTGTTGTCGATGTATCCATCGATACAATTCGTGAAACATCCGGTGGCCCGGTGTTTTCGAGCTGCCGAAGGCTGCCTTCCGGCTGTGTGGTGCAAGATATGCCTAATGGCTACTCTAAG GTGACATGGGTGGAACATGCCGAATATGACGAAAGTGTGATTCACCAGCTCTACCGACCTCTGATTGGGGCTGGAATGGGCTTTGGCGCAGAACGGTGGATAGCCACTCTCCAACGCCAATGCGAGTGTCTCGCCATACTCATGTCATCCTCCGTACCTGCTCGCGATCATACAG CAATAACATCTGGCGGGCGGAAGAGCATGTTGAAGTTGGCACAACGAATGACCAACAACTTCTGTGCTGGTGTGTGCGCCTCAACTCTTCATAAATGGAACAAGCTTAATTCAGGCAATGTAGACGAGGATGTAAGGGTCATGACTCGGAAGAGTGTCGACGACCCTGGGGAGCCACCTGGTATTGTGGTGAGTGCCGCCACGTCTGTGTGGTTGCCAGTGTCGCCTCAAAGGCTATTCGACTTCCTACGCGACGAGCGTCTGAGGAGCGAGTGGGACATCCTCTCCAACGGCGGCCCTATGCAAGAAATGGCTCACATTGCCAAGGGACAAGATCATGGCAACTGTGTTTCTCTCCTCCGTGCAAGT GCCATGAACTCGAACCAGAGCAGCATGCTGATCCTCCAGGAGACATGCATAGACGCGGCGGGGTCGCTTGTTGTGTACGCGCCGGTCGACATACCTGCCATGCACGTGGTCATGAACGGTGGCGATTCTGCCTACGTGGCGTTGCTCCCCTCAGGATTCGTCATTGTACCAGATGGGCCGGGCTCTCGCGGGCCCTCAAGTAATGGGCCGATTGGGATGGCCCACGGAGTGAGTGGATCTTTGTTAACGGTTGCGTTCCAGATACTGGTGAACAGCCTTCCAACGGCCAAACTCACCGTCGAATCGGTGGAGACCGTTAATAACTTGATAACATGCACGGTGCAGAAGATAAAGGCCGCCCTCAATTGCGAAAGCTGA
- the LOC140826634 gene encoding uncharacterized protein, whose amino-acid sequence MIEHGGQEYRDDTLSTEESLSQAQGLVPRALEKAREVKGFTGRWKMIITKLESIPGRLSDLSSHPCFSKNTLCKEQLQAISITLKEAIELAELCVKEKFEGKLRMQSDLDALAGKLDLNLRDCGLLIKTGVLGEVTFSSAAASASTEVDTATFGNIRELLARLQIGHLEAKHKALDSLVEGMKDDEKNVLSVIGRSNIAALVQLLTATSPRIREKTITVVCSLAEAGACENWLVSEGVLPPIIRLVESGSAVGKEKATISLQRLSMSAETARSIVGHGGVRPLIEICQTGDSVLQAAASCTLKNISAVPETRQVLAEEGIVKAMINVLDHGILLGSKEYAAECLQNMTSGNDDLRRSVVSEGGLRSLLAYLDGPLPQESAVGALKNLVGSVSMEVLVSLGLLPRLVHVLKSGSLGAQQAAASAICRICSSTETKRSIGEAGCIPFLVKMLEAKANNSREVAAQAISSLVTISQNCREVKKNNKSVPNLVALLDPSPHNTAKKYAVSCLSLLSSSKKCKKLMVSYGAIGYLKKLTEMEVQGAKKLLERLERGKLKSLFNRK is encoded by the coding sequence ACTGGGAGGTGGAAGATGATAATCACGAAGTTGGAATCAATTCCTGGTCGATTATCGGACTTATCTAGTCACCCTTGCTTCTCAAAGAATACTCTTTGTAAAGAGCAATTGCAGGCTATATCTATTACATTGAAGGAAGCAATTGAATTGGCAGAGTTGTGTGTGAAAGAGAAATTCGAGGGTAAGCTTCGTATGCAAAGTGATCTTGATGCGTTGGCCGGGAAACTCGATTTAAATTTACGTGATTGTGGGCTACTGATCAAAACCGGAGTACTCGGCGAGGTTACTTTTTCATCAGCGGCAGCAAGTGCTTCAACAGAAGTGGACACTGCAACTTTCGGAAATATACGAGAGTTGCTTGCTCGGCTTCAGATTGGCCATTTAGAGGCAAAGCATAAAGCTCTTGATAGCCTCGTGGAAGGCATGAAAGATGACGAAAAAAATGTATTGTCCGTCATTGGACGAAGTAATATTGCCGCTTTAGTCCAACTGCTCACCGCCACTTCTCCAAGAATCAGAGAAAAAACTATAACTGTCGTCTGTTCACTTGCAGAAGCCGGGGCTTGCGAGAACTGGCTTGTATCAGAAGGTGTTCTTCCGCCCATTATAAGGCTTGTTGAATCCGGTAGTGCTGTGGGTAAAGAAAAGGCTACAATTTCCCTCCAAAGGTTGTCCATGTCAGCTGAAACAGCTCGTTCCATAGTCGGGCATGGTGGAGTTAGGCCTTTGATTGAGATTTGTCAAACTGGCGATTCGGTTTTGCAAGCTGCTGCATCTTGTACCTTGAAAAATATTTCGGCTGTGCCAGAGACACGGCAAGTACTCGCTGAAGAAGGGATCGTAAAGGCGATGATCAATGTTCTCGATCATGGGATTCTGCTTGGATCCAAGGAGTACGCAGCAGAATGCTTGCAAAACATGACTTCGGGCAATGATGATCTTAGAAGATCTGTCGTCTCAGAAGGTGGGCTTAGGAGCCTTTTAGCTTATTTAGATGGCCCACTGCCTCAAGAATCTGCAGTTGGGGCTCTAAAAAACTTGGTCGGATCAGTTTCCATGGAAGTTTTGGTTTCTTTAGGCCTTCTCCCGAGGTTGGTCCACGTGCTGAAATCTGGTTCTCTGGGCGCTCAACAAGCAGCAGCATCTGCAATTTGTCGAATTTGCAGTTCAACCGAAACAAAAAGATCGATAGGTGAAGCTGGATGCATCCCTTTTCTCGTGAAAATGCTGGAGGCTAAAGCAAATAATTCCAGGGAAGTTGCAGCGCAAGCTATCTCGAGCTTGGTGACCATTTCACAAAATTGTCGAGAAGTTAAGAAAAACAACAAAAGCGTGCCAAATCTAGTGGCCCTACTTGATCCAAGCCCTCACAACACAGCCAAGAAATATGCCGTATCTTGCCTTTCATTGCTCTCCTCAAGCAAGAAATGTAAGAAACTGATGGTTTCGTATGGAGCCATTGGTTATCTCAAGAAACTTACGGAAATGGAAGTCCAAGGTGCAAAGAAGCTACTCGAACGGTTAGAACGAGGTAAACTGAAAAGCTTATTCAACAGGAAGTAG